Proteins encoded together in one Candidatus Xianfuyuplasma coldseepsis window:
- a CDS encoding NAD(P)/FAD-dependent oxidoreductase, with product MEKFDVIIIGAGPGGMTAAIYTQRSSLKTLMLEKAAPGGKMMTTWEIENYTGFGNISGFELSEKMFNHTQELGVEYRYGDVVNVVDKGDYKEVHTASGEVYQTAAVIIGTGTIPRSTNAPGESELSGKGVSWCAVCDGAFFKDLDIVVVGGGNSAIEEAAFLAKTVNHITVVNILPTLQADAVAIDELKETGKADFLLGYEVVSFNGTDKMESVTVRNVETKEEQDIAVQGAFVFIGQIPKTDFVKDLGITNKWGYIEVDENMATKVPGIYAIGDVVDKELRQIITAANDGSIAAIQVGKYLGKSNKVW from the coding sequence ATGGAAAAATTTGATGTTATTATTATCGGTGCAGGTCCCGGAGGGATGACTGCTGCAATTTATACACAACGTTCTAGTTTGAAAACGTTGATGTTGGAAAAAGCCGCTCCTGGTGGGAAAATGATGACCACTTGGGAAATTGAAAACTATACAGGATTTGGAAACATTTCTGGATTTGAGTTAAGTGAAAAAATGTTTAATCATACACAAGAACTCGGTGTCGAATATCGTTACGGTGACGTTGTCAACGTCGTTGACAAAGGTGACTATAAGGAAGTTCACACCGCATCTGGTGAAGTGTATCAAACAGCAGCTGTGATTATCGGTACAGGAACCATACCACGCAGTACAAACGCCCCTGGTGAATCCGAATTATCCGGAAAAGGTGTTAGTTGGTGTGCAGTGTGTGACGGTGCCTTCTTTAAAGATTTGGATATCGTCGTTGTTGGTGGAGGAAACAGTGCTATTGAAGAAGCTGCGTTTCTTGCAAAAACAGTAAACCACATAACCGTTGTCAACATCTTACCGACTTTGCAAGCGGATGCTGTAGCTATTGATGAGTTAAAAGAAACTGGTAAAGCAGACTTCTTACTTGGATACGAAGTAGTATCCTTCAACGGTACGGATAAAATGGAAAGTGTTACAGTACGAAATGTTGAAACCAAAGAAGAACAAGACATCGCTGTTCAAGGTGCATTCGTCTTTATTGGCCAAATTCCAAAAACAGACTTTGTAAAAGATTTGGGTATCACCAATAAATGGGGATACATTGAAGTGGATGAAAACATGGCAACAAAAGTACCTGGTATTTATGCCATTGGTGATGTTGTCGATAAAGAATTACGCCAAATCATTACCGCTGCAAACGATGGAAGCATTGCTGCAATCCAAGTTGGTAAATACTTAGGTAAATCGAATAAAGTTTGGTAA
- the lgt gene encoding prolipoprotein diacylglyceryl transferase, with protein MHVFNPIDPTFITLFDSFSWQKYSLMIMLGLLTAILLGIREGNKLGISTDHILDGVLIIVPLSIVGTRLWYVLFEWGNSYWPYFQTYGFVDGIINVFNIRDGGLAIHGGFITAFVSAYFYTKKRGINIFSVFDIMAPGFLIAQAFGRWGNFFNQEAHGGIIGGTTDGAPALSLDEQREFLSGTLKLPDFITNQMLIEIEPGDPGYLVEDMFGEMVRVNYYHPTFFYESMWNVVGFIIMLILRRTKILTRGDLLPVYLIWYSVGRYFIEGMRTDSLYIGDTNIRTAQVISLVMIAGGIALLALTRTIWPQKKYYEVLAEVAEQNAEQNEVEGV; from the coding sequence ATGCATGTATTTAATCCGATAGACCCAACGTTTATCACACTCTTTGATTCATTTTCCTGGCAGAAATATAGTTTAATGATTATGCTGGGTCTACTGACAGCCATCTTACTAGGAATACGAGAAGGGAATAAACTAGGAATTTCAACGGATCATATCTTGGACGGTGTTTTAATCATCGTTCCATTATCGATAGTCGGAACCCGTTTATGGTATGTACTATTTGAATGGGGCAATTCATATTGGCCTTATTTCCAAACATACGGTTTTGTTGATGGAATCATCAACGTATTTAATATTCGCGATGGAGGACTTGCCATACACGGAGGATTCATAACCGCCTTTGTTAGTGCTTATTTCTATACCAAGAAGCGCGGAATCAATATCTTTAGTGTTTTTGATATCATGGCACCTGGATTCTTGATTGCTCAAGCATTTGGGCGTTGGGGGAACTTCTTTAATCAAGAAGCACATGGAGGCATTATTGGTGGAACAACCGATGGAGCGCCAGCGTTGTCGCTTGATGAACAACGGGAGTTTTTATCTGGTACCTTAAAACTACCTGATTTTATCACCAATCAAATGTTGATTGAGATTGAACCGGGAGACCCAGGATATCTTGTAGAAGATATGTTTGGCGAAATGGTACGCGTAAATTACTATCATCCAACATTCTTCTATGAAAGTATGTGGAATGTGGTTGGATTCATCATCATGTTGATATTACGACGAACAAAGATCTTAACTCGTGGGGACTTATTACCGGTATATTTGATTTGGTATAGTGTTGGTCGTTACTTTATTGAAGGTATGCGGACAGATAGTTTGTACATCGGCGATACCAATATCCGAACAGCACAAGTCATCAGTCTTGTGATGATTGCTGGTGGAATTGCGTTGCTCGCATTAACGCGTACAATATGGCCACAGAAAAAGTATTACGAGGTCTTAGCTGAGGTCGCTGAGCAAAACGCTGAACAAAATGAAGTAGAAGGAGTATAA